In one window of Streptomyces roseofulvus DNA:
- the aroA gene encoding 3-phosphoshikimate 1-carboxyvinyltransferase → MTVIDIPGSKSVTARALFLAAAAEGTTTLLRPLVSDDTEGFAEGLRALGYAVRKEPGAWHIEGRPAGPGVAETDVYCRDGATTARFLPTLAAAGRGTFRFDASAQMRRRPLGPLTTALRELGVDLRHGGKDGHHPLAVHADGVKGGALTLDAGQSSQYLTALLMLGPLTAEGLDITVTDLVSEPYVEITLAMMRDFGAEVVRDGRTYRVAPTGYRARTYGIEPDASTASYFFAAAALRPGGSVTVPGLGTGALQGDLAFVDVLRRMGADVEVTEGATTVRSTGTLRGLTVNMRDISDTMPTLAAIAPFADGPVRIEDVANTRVKECDRLDACAENLRRLGITVRTGPDWIEIHPGTPAGPAEIATHGDHRIVMSFAVTALRTPGIAFDDPGCVKKTFPDFHRVFGAFARTP, encoded by the coding sequence GTGACCGTCATCGACATCCCCGGCTCCAAGTCCGTCACGGCCCGCGCGCTCTTCCTCGCCGCCGCCGCGGAGGGCACCACCACCCTGCTGCGCCCGCTCGTCTCCGACGACACCGAGGGCTTCGCCGAAGGGCTCCGGGCCCTCGGGTACGCCGTACGGAAGGAGCCCGGCGCCTGGCACATCGAGGGCCGCCCGGCCGGGCCGGGGGTCGCCGAGACGGACGTCTACTGCCGCGACGGCGCCACCACCGCCCGCTTCCTGCCGACCCTCGCCGCCGCCGGCCGCGGCACCTTCCGCTTCGACGCCTCCGCGCAGATGCGCCGCCGCCCCCTCGGCCCGCTCACCACCGCCCTGCGCGAGCTCGGCGTCGACCTGCGGCACGGCGGGAAGGACGGCCACCACCCGCTCGCCGTGCACGCCGACGGCGTCAAGGGCGGCGCGCTCACGCTGGACGCCGGACAGTCCTCCCAGTACCTGACGGCCCTGCTGATGCTGGGCCCGCTCACCGCCGAGGGCCTCGACATCACCGTCACCGACCTGGTCTCGGAGCCGTACGTCGAGATCACGCTCGCGATGATGCGCGACTTCGGCGCGGAGGTCGTCCGCGACGGCCGCACCTACCGCGTCGCCCCCACCGGCTACCGCGCCCGCACCTACGGCATCGAACCCGACGCCTCCACCGCCAGTTACTTCTTCGCCGCCGCCGCCCTCCGGCCCGGCGGCTCCGTCACCGTTCCCGGCCTCGGCACCGGTGCCCTCCAGGGCGACCTCGCCTTCGTCGACGTCCTGCGCCGGATGGGCGCCGACGTCGAGGTGACGGAAGGGGCGACCACCGTCCGCTCCACCGGCACCCTGCGCGGCCTCACCGTGAACATGCGGGACATCTCCGACACCATGCCGACGCTCGCGGCGATCGCCCCCTTCGCCGACGGACCCGTCCGCATCGAGGACGTCGCCAACACCCGGGTCAAGGAGTGCGACCGGCTCGACGCCTGCGCCGAGAACCTCCGCCGCCTCGGCATCACCGTGCGGACCGGCCCCGACTGGATCGAGATCCACCCCGGCACCCCGGCCGGACCCGCCGAGATCGCCACCCACGGCGACCACCGGATCGTCATGTCCTTCGCCGTGACCGCCCTGCGCACCCCCGGCATCGCCTTCGACGACCCCGGCTGCGTGAAGAAGACCTTCCCGGACTTCCACCGGGTGTTCGGCGCGTTCGCCCGGACCCCGTGA
- the dxr gene encoding 1-deoxy-D-xylulose-5-phosphate reductoisomerase produces MSDRPSPLADPHIAFDPAEGRRDIVVLGSTGSIGTQAIDLVLRNPDRFRVTALAASGGRVGLLAEQAHRLRVAQVAVAREETVGELRTALRARYGSEPLPEILAGPDAATQLAASPCHTVLNGITGSIGLAPTLAALEAGRTLALANKESLIVGGPLVKALAEPGQIIPVDSEHAALFQALAAGSRADVRKLVVTASGGPFRGRTRAELEHVTREDALAHPTWAMGPVITVNSATLVNKGLEVIEAHLLYDIPFDRIEVVVHPQSYVHSMVEFSDGSTLAQATPPDMRGPIAIGIGWPERVPDAAPAFDWSTASTWEFFPLDDEAFPSVNLARHVGELGGTAPAVFNAANEECVEAFLSGRLPFTGIMDTVTAVVTEHGRPTGGTSLTVPDVLEAETWARARARELAAKATAEARA; encoded by the coding sequence ATGAGCGACCGCCCCTCTCCTCTCGCCGATCCGCACATCGCCTTCGACCCCGCCGAAGGCCGCCGGGACATCGTCGTCCTCGGCTCGACGGGATCCATCGGCACCCAGGCCATCGACCTGGTGCTGCGCAACCCCGACCGCTTCCGGGTCACCGCCCTGGCCGCCTCCGGCGGCCGGGTCGGGCTCCTCGCCGAGCAGGCCCACCGGCTCCGGGTCGCCCAGGTCGCCGTCGCCCGCGAGGAGACCGTCGGGGAGCTGCGGACCGCCCTCCGGGCGCGGTACGGCTCCGAGCCGCTGCCCGAGATCCTGGCCGGCCCCGACGCCGCCACCCAGCTCGCCGCCTCCCCGTGCCACACCGTGCTCAACGGCATCACCGGCTCCATCGGCCTCGCGCCGACCCTCGCCGCCCTGGAGGCCGGCCGGACCCTCGCCCTCGCCAACAAGGAGTCGCTGATCGTCGGCGGCCCGCTGGTGAAGGCGCTCGCCGAGCCCGGCCAGATCATCCCGGTCGACTCCGAGCACGCGGCCCTCTTCCAGGCGCTCGCCGCCGGCAGCCGCGCCGACGTCCGCAAGCTGGTCGTCACCGCCTCCGGCGGCCCCTTCCGCGGCCGGACCCGCGCCGAGCTGGAGCACGTGACCCGCGAGGACGCGCTGGCCCACCCGACCTGGGCCATGGGCCCGGTCATCACGGTGAACAGCGCCACCCTCGTCAACAAGGGCCTGGAGGTCATCGAGGCGCACCTCCTCTACGACATCCCCTTCGACCGCATCGAGGTCGTCGTCCACCCCCAGTCGTACGTCCACTCGATGGTCGAGTTCAGCGACGGCTCGACGCTCGCCCAGGCCACCCCGCCGGACATGCGCGGCCCCATCGCCATCGGCATCGGCTGGCCCGAGCGGGTCCCCGACGCGGCCCCCGCCTTCGACTGGTCCACGGCCTCCACCTGGGAGTTCTTCCCGCTGGACGACGAGGCGTTCCCGTCGGTGAACCTGGCCCGGCACGTCGGTGAGCTCGGCGGCACCGCCCCCGCCGTCTTCAACGCCGCCAACGAGGAGTGCGTCGAGGCGTTCCTCTCCGGACGGCTCCCGTTCACCGGCATCATGGACACCGTCACGGCGGTCGTCACCGAACACGGACGGCCCACCGGGGGAACCTCCCTGACGGTGCCGGACGTCCTGGAAGCGGAGACCTGGGCCCGGGCCCGGGCCCGAGAGCTCGCAGCGAAGGCAACCGCGGAGGCGCGCGCATGA
- a CDS encoding EamA family transporter, translating to MTSPAVDPAPGTPPAADPTAGPTAAPAPDLAPGLRGAAPAKPVRRLGGAVWAALAIVYVVWGSTYLGIRIVVDTVPPFLASGARFVTAALLLAALVAWRHGPAALKVDRRRLGSAALVGLLLILGGNGLVNLAETDVPSGLAALLVAAVPVWVVLLRTAAGERPGLGAYGGVLLGMAGLAVLTLPGLSGEVGLGGVLTVLAAALLWSLGTVSSARLPLPANPFTASVYEMLAGGLAGIVVGLIRGEHRGFDPGTVSTASWAALGYLVVFGSLIAFTAYAWLLQSAPVSLAATYAYVNPVVAVLLGALILDEALTWPILLGGAIVVAAVCLIVSTERRR from the coding sequence ATGACAAGCCCCGCCGTCGATCCCGCCCCCGGCACGCCCCCCGCCGCCGACCCCACCGCCGGCCCCACCGCCGCCCCGGCCCCGGACCTCGCCCCCGGTCTCCGGGGCGCTGCCCCCGCGAAGCCCGTCCGCCGCCTCGGCGGGGCCGTCTGGGCCGCCCTCGCCATCGTGTACGTCGTCTGGGGCTCCACCTACCTCGGCATCCGGATCGTCGTCGACACCGTCCCGCCCTTCCTCGCCTCGGGCGCCCGCTTCGTCACCGCCGCCCTGCTCCTCGCCGCCCTCGTGGCCTGGCGGCACGGCCCCGCCGCCCTCAAGGTCGACCGCCGCCGGCTCGGCTCCGCCGCGCTCGTCGGCCTGCTGCTGATCCTGGGCGGCAACGGCCTCGTCAACCTCGCCGAGACCGACGTCCCCTCCGGCCTCGCCGCCCTCCTCGTCGCCGCCGTCCCCGTCTGGGTCGTGCTGCTCCGCACCGCCGCCGGCGAGCGCCCCGGGCTCGGCGCGTACGGCGGCGTCCTGCTCGGCATGGCCGGCCTCGCCGTCCTCACCCTCCCCGGGCTCAGCGGGGAGGTCGGCCTCGGCGGCGTGCTGACCGTCCTCGCCGCAGCCCTCCTCTGGTCGCTCGGCACCGTCTCCTCGGCCCGCCTCCCCCTGCCCGCCAACCCGTTCACCGCGAGCGTGTACGAGATGCTGGCCGGCGGTCTCGCCGGCATCGTCGTCGGCCTGATCCGCGGCGAGCACCGCGGCTTCGACCCGGGCACGGTCTCCACCGCCTCCTGGGCCGCCCTCGGCTACCTGGTCGTCTTCGGCTCGCTGATCGCCTTCACCGCGTACGCCTGGCTGCTCCAGTCCGCCCCGGTCTCGCTCGCCGCCACCTACGCGTACGTCAACCCGGTCGTCGCCGTCCTGCTCGGCGCGCTGATCCTCGACGAGGCCCTGACCTGGCCGATCCTCCTCGGCGGCGCGATCGTCGTCGCGGCCGTCTGCCTCATCGTCTCCACCGAGCGGAGGCGGTGA
- a CDS encoding ATP/GTP-binding protein, which yields MEFEGTHGSRSTHGGPPHADIPRPAGAPAGVPPMPAAAPPSAPPRPTAAPGRATLVDWLRTPRPEAAPGVWRYGHVPRPDTAPDEVPLRTVLFGASISFLVAVLLWSLLRNNYIPYWDVPLRLFTPGEWWELGQVVAKPDTGGEVALGIYRTIFFAAVFFGIGRFGRWMHAWDRLALAYGKRARAVLAALLGVLTVSLVHDGWVPVGDIVYALLPLEEGPGLGEANLRLQETADWSLAVGTAVPFLWLALRRVPSAVVGSPPPAADPGPDLSSWPDLRAAGLVEAADRLAAEAASGAMNDVDFARIRTAWENTGHAPDRQAAFVREVHARGAAAFLHPSGARFLAGRTATHDLAVRQVRLGTVTDTDRNPYARRTTGLALDPDVLGTGMLVVGPSGSGKTTRLVRPLVESLSLQALAGQAAVVVVGSDTAPLGPDEAYDVVIRVGDPASPHDLDLYGGTSDPDRAAALLADVLATDTTDTRRATTTLAQLLGPFHAVHGRFPSVPELRELLDGAPTVLQTLRAALERAGHPSLVRELDARARQQGADGDPAGALADRVALLDRPAFAGFFDTSGTTAPFTMRALEHPVRVRIDLPESGHAEASRLLTRLVLAQFLGRTVGRTDRSRFACLVLDDAAHTLTAETVRGLQRLRSAHAGVVLGLRTVEDVPEHLRTPLFGAVGCRFALAGVTTWDGKRFAETWGTEWVETRDVTSRTVRSDEPLTRVAHAVRKLVTGRAVTTDAVTVREVERERWSASDLAHGVPPGHAVLSLTHVRGEHTPPLLVDLRS from the coding sequence ATGGAGTTCGAGGGCACGCACGGCTCGCGGAGCACCCACGGCGGGCCGCCGCACGCCGACATCCCGCGCCCGGCCGGGGCGCCCGCCGGCGTCCCGCCGATGCCCGCGGCCGCACCGCCCTCCGCGCCGCCGAGACCGACCGCCGCACCCGGCCGGGCCACGCTCGTCGACTGGCTGCGGACACCGCGCCCCGAGGCCGCGCCCGGTGTCTGGCGGTACGGTCATGTGCCGCGTCCCGACACCGCGCCCGACGAGGTTCCGCTGCGGACCGTGCTCTTCGGCGCTTCGATCTCCTTCCTCGTCGCGGTGCTGCTGTGGTCGTTGCTGCGCAACAACTACATCCCGTACTGGGATGTGCCGCTCCGGCTCTTCACTCCGGGGGAGTGGTGGGAGCTCGGTCAGGTCGTCGCGAAGCCGGACACCGGCGGCGAGGTCGCCCTGGGGATCTACCGCACGATCTTCTTCGCCGCCGTCTTCTTCGGGATCGGCCGTTTCGGCCGCTGGATGCACGCCTGGGACAGGCTCGCCCTGGCCTATGGCAAGAGGGCTCGGGCCGTCTTGGCTGCTCTCCTCGGGGTCCTCACCGTCTCCCTCGTCCACGACGGGTGGGTGCCGGTCGGCGACATCGTCTACGCCCTGCTGCCCCTGGAAGAGGGGCCCGGGCTCGGTGAGGCCAACCTCCGACTGCAGGAGACCGCCGACTGGTCCCTGGCCGTCGGCACCGCTGTGCCCTTCTTGTGGCTCGCCCTGCGCCGTGTCCCGTCGGCCGTCGTCGGATCACCGCCCCCGGCGGCAGATCCCGGTCCCGACCTCTCCTCCTGGCCCGATCTGAGGGCCGCCGGGCTCGTCGAGGCGGCCGACCGCCTCGCCGCCGAGGCCGCCTCCGGGGCCATGAACGACGTCGACTTCGCCCGGATCAGGACCGCCTGGGAGAACACCGGCCACGCCCCCGACCGGCAGGCCGCCTTCGTCCGCGAGGTCCACGCGCGGGGCGCCGCCGCATTCCTGCACCCGTCCGGCGCCCGCTTCCTGGCCGGACGTACGGCCACCCACGACCTCGCCGTCCGGCAGGTGCGCCTCGGCACCGTCACGGACACCGACCGCAACCCGTACGCGCGCCGCACCACCGGCCTCGCCCTCGACCCGGACGTGCTCGGCACCGGCATGCTCGTGGTCGGCCCCTCGGGCAGCGGCAAGACGACCCGCCTCGTCCGCCCCCTCGTCGAGTCCCTCTCCCTCCAGGCGCTCGCAGGACAGGCCGCCGTCGTCGTGGTCGGCTCCGACACCGCACCGCTCGGCCCCGACGAGGCCTACGACGTCGTCATCCGCGTCGGCGACCCGGCCTCACCGCACGACCTCGACCTCTACGGCGGCACCTCCGACCCGGACCGCGCCGCCGCGCTGCTCGCCGACGTCCTGGCGACCGACACCACCGACACCCGCCGGGCCACCACCACGCTCGCCCAGCTCCTCGGACCCTTCCACGCCGTCCACGGCCGCTTCCCCTCCGTCCCCGAGCTGCGCGAACTCCTCGACGGCGCCCCCACCGTCCTCCAGACCCTGCGCGCGGCCCTCGAACGGGCCGGACACCCCTCCCTCGTCCGCGAACTCGATGCCCGCGCCCGGCAGCAGGGCGCCGACGGGGACCCCGCGGGCGCCCTCGCCGACCGCGTCGCCCTGCTCGACCGCCCCGCGTTCGCCGGCTTCTTCGACACCTCGGGAACGACCGCGCCGTTCACCATGCGCGCCCTGGAACACCCTGTACGCGTCCGGATCGACCTGCCGGAATCCGGCCACGCCGAAGCCTCCCGGCTCCTCACCCGGCTCGTGCTCGCCCAGTTCCTCGGCCGGACCGTCGGCCGCACCGACCGCTCCCGCTTCGCCTGCCTCGTCCTCGACGACGCCGCGCACACACTGACCGCGGAGACCGTGCGGGGCCTCCAGCGGCTGCGCTCCGCCCACGCCGGGGTCGTCCTCGGACTCCGCACCGTCGAGGACGTCCCCGAGCACCTGCGCACCCCGCTGTTCGGCGCGGTCGGCTGCCGGTTCGCCCTCGCCGGCGTCACCACCTGGGACGGCAAGCGGTTCGCGGAGACCTGGGGCACCGAGTGGGTGGAGACCCGCGACGTCACCAGCCGGACCGTCCGCTCCGACGAGCCGCTCACCCGGGTGGCGCACGCGGTGCGCAAGCTCGTCACCGGCCGGGCCGTCACCACCGACGCGGTGACCGTCCGCGAGGTCGAGCGGGAACGCTGGTCCGCCTCCGACCTGGCGCACGGCGTGCCGCCCGGCCACGCGGTCCTCTCCCTCACCCATGTGCGGGGCGAGCACACGCCGCCGCTCCTGGTCGACCTGCGCAGCTGA
- a CDS encoding PQQ-binding-like beta-propeller repeat protein, giving the protein MATATKAGRAAGNKAGGSGGGAPKAGSRLVRYSVVGGLLLALLAGCGGITAGVLAGEGYLPGDSMRQVWSTPTDGGAPASGDAAWAAGDTLVHSNAAGVSGFDARTGERRWRYRPSRGAAICSAGRTAADGVALVAQGVPGSPVSDDASRGCTTVVALDLASGRELWRTTRTAAHGEIRAERDLVAAGGGLAVLRDEDADWSYESALGSPDRLDPDRALRAFDLRTGKPRWSARMPDGCVPYGVAAGARRVAALLVCDRRDVRLAVLDPADGRVRGVTPLDPRRVVDPLTHMPAFVSADPIVVSADSLDESGYATFLSFDDEGRAQGTIASGPVNGRITSPAQEPARTRVAYGRLYTVAMEADYDDVVTAFDLRSGQRLWRAEIGDLEDVMGLRVAGGRVTALVDLYGSADEDGLLVLDADDGDERDARTFPDSVGGSSGEIKDVLGHQDRLIAVRWSEGYLSPFTAYEER; this is encoded by the coding sequence ATGGCGACAGCGACGAAGGCCGGCAGAGCGGCCGGGAACAAGGCGGGCGGCAGCGGCGGCGGCGCGCCGAAGGCGGGCTCCCGCCTCGTCCGGTACTCCGTCGTCGGCGGCCTCCTGCTCGCCCTGCTCGCCGGCTGCGGCGGCATCACCGCCGGCGTCCTCGCCGGCGAGGGCTACCTCCCCGGCGACTCGATGCGCCAGGTCTGGAGCACCCCGACCGACGGCGGCGCCCCCGCCTCCGGCGACGCCGCCTGGGCGGCCGGCGACACGCTCGTCCACAGCAACGCCGCCGGCGTCTCCGGCTTCGACGCCCGCACCGGCGAGCGGCGCTGGCGGTACCGGCCGTCCCGCGGCGCCGCGATCTGCTCCGCCGGCCGCACCGCCGCCGACGGCGTCGCCCTGGTCGCCCAGGGCGTCCCGGGCAGCCCCGTCTCCGACGACGCGAGCAGGGGCTGCACCACCGTCGTCGCCCTCGACCTCGCCTCCGGGCGCGAACTGTGGCGCACCACCCGGACCGCCGCCCACGGCGAGATCCGCGCCGAGCGCGACCTCGTCGCCGCCGGCGGCGGCCTCGCCGTGCTGCGCGACGAGGACGCCGACTGGTCGTACGAGTCGGCCCTGGGCAGCCCCGACCGGCTCGACCCCGACCGCGCCCTGCGCGCCTTCGACCTGCGGACCGGCAAGCCCCGCTGGTCGGCGCGGATGCCCGACGGCTGCGTGCCGTACGGAGTCGCCGCGGGCGCCCGGCGGGTCGCGGCGCTCCTCGTCTGCGACCGCCGGGACGTACGGCTCGCGGTCCTCGACCCGGCGGACGGGCGGGTCCGCGGCGTCACGCCCCTCGACCCGCGGCGGGTCGTCGACCCCCTGACCCACATGCCGGCCTTCGTCTCCGCCGACCCGATCGTGGTCAGCGCGGACAGCCTCGACGAGTCCGGCTACGCCACGTTCCTCTCCTTCGACGACGAGGGCCGCGCCCAGGGCACCATCGCGTCCGGCCCCGTCAACGGCAGGATCACCTCCCCGGCGCAGGAGCCGGCGCGCACCCGCGTCGCCTACGGCCGCCTCTACACCGTCGCCATGGAGGCGGACTACGACGACGTCGTCACCGCCTTCGACCTGCGCAGCGGACAGCGGCTCTGGCGCGCGGAGATCGGCGACCTGGAGGACGTCATGGGCCTGCGGGTCGCGGGCGGCCGGGTCACCGCCCTGGTCGACCTCTACGGGTCGGCGGACGAGGACGGGCTCCTGGTCCTCGACGCCGACGACGGAGACGAGCGCGACGCCCGCACCTTCCCCGACTCGGTGGGCGGCTCGTCCGGCGAGATCAAGGACGTCCTCGGCCACCAGGACCGGCTGATCGCCGTCCGCTGGAGCGAGGGCTACCTCTCGCCCTTCACCGCGTACGAGGAGCGCTGA
- a CDS encoding aldehyde dehydrogenase family protein produces the protein MTTTHAFWVAGREATGDTTFDVTNSYDGRLVGKVAVPTEAQVEEAVAAAHAVVDEFAATPAHVRAAALDHVSKRLAERTEEIAQIISAENGKPIKWARGEVGRAVSVFRFAAEEARRWNAGEAQRLDTEAGGVGRLAVTRRIPKGVVLGIAPFNFPLNLSAHKVAPAIAVGAPIILKPAPATPISSLILGELLAETDLPAGSWSILTVPNDRMPALVQDERLPVISFTGSDKVGYAIQESVPHKHCTLELGGNAAAVVLPDWSSEADLDWAATRIATFSNYQGGQSCISVQRVIADATVYDRLLPKIVAAVEAQVTGDPADDATDVGPLVDEAAAQRVESWVDEAVAAGAKLLTGGKREGATYAPTVLADLPADVTLARAEVFGPVLTVAKVDGEAEAFAAVNDSDFGLQAGVFTHDLQTAFRAHRALEVGGVIVGDVPSYRADQMPYGGAKRSGVGREGVAYAMDDYTYERVLVLTGLAL, from the coding sequence ATGACGACCACCCACGCCTTCTGGGTCGCCGGCCGCGAGGCCACCGGCGACACCACCTTCGACGTCACGAACTCGTACGACGGACGTCTGGTCGGCAAGGTCGCCGTGCCCACCGAGGCCCAGGTCGAGGAGGCCGTCGCGGCCGCCCACGCGGTCGTCGACGAGTTCGCCGCCACCCCGGCGCACGTCCGCGCCGCCGCCCTCGACCACGTGTCGAAGCGGCTCGCCGAGCGCACCGAGGAGATCGCCCAGATCATCTCCGCCGAGAACGGCAAGCCCATCAAGTGGGCCCGCGGCGAGGTCGGCCGTGCCGTCTCCGTCTTCCGTTTCGCCGCCGAGGAGGCCCGCCGCTGGAACGCCGGCGAGGCCCAGCGCCTGGACACCGAGGCCGGCGGCGTGGGCCGCCTCGCCGTGACCCGCCGCATCCCCAAGGGCGTCGTCCTCGGCATCGCGCCGTTCAACTTCCCGCTGAACCTCAGCGCCCACAAGGTCGCCCCGGCCATCGCCGTCGGCGCCCCGATCATCCTCAAGCCGGCCCCGGCCACCCCGATCTCCTCCCTCATCCTGGGCGAGCTCCTGGCCGAGACCGACCTGCCGGCCGGCTCCTGGTCGATCCTCACCGTGCCGAACGACCGCATGCCCGCCCTCGTCCAGGACGAGCGCCTCCCGGTCATCTCCTTCACCGGCTCCGACAAGGTCGGCTACGCCATCCAGGAGTCCGTGCCGCACAAGCACTGCACCCTGGAGCTCGGCGGCAACGCCGCCGCCGTCGTCCTCCCGGACTGGTCCTCCGAGGCCGACCTGGACTGGGCCGCGACCCGCATCGCGACCTTCTCCAACTACCAGGGCGGCCAGTCCTGCATCTCCGTGCAGCGCGTGATCGCCGACGCCACCGTCTACGACCGCCTGCTGCCGAAGATCGTCGCGGCCGTCGAGGCCCAGGTCACCGGCGACCCGGCGGACGACGCCACCGACGTCGGCCCGCTCGTCGACGAGGCCGCCGCCCAGCGCGTCGAGTCCTGGGTCGACGAGGCCGTCGCGGCCGGCGCGAAGCTCCTCACCGGCGGCAAGCGCGAGGGCGCCACCTACGCCCCGACCGTCCTCGCCGACCTCCCGGCCGACGTCACCCTGGCCCGTGCCGAGGTCTTCGGCCCGGTCCTCACGGTCGCCAAGGTCGACGGCGAGGCCGAGGCGTTCGCCGCGGTCAACGACTCGGACTTCGGCCTCCAGGCCGGCGTCTTCACCCACGACCTGCAGACCGCCTTCCGCGCCCACCGCGCGCTGGAGGTCGGCGGCGTGATCGTCGGCGACGTCCCCTCGTACCGCGCCGACCAGATGCCGTACGGCGGCGCCAAGCGCTCCGGCGTCGGCCGCGAGGGCGTCGCGTACGCCATGGACGACTACACCTACGAGCGCGTCCTCGTCCTGACGGGCCTCGCCCTCTAG
- a CDS encoding PucR family transcriptional regulator: MPPTLASLVQHSSLRLVVRAGEDRLDTPVRWAHVSELADPVPYMEGGELLLTTALTLDAEDGEAMRRYVRRLLGAGVVGLGFAVGVNYDDIPEALLDAARAEHLPLLEVPRRTPFLAISKAVSAAIAADQYRAVTAGFEAQRELTRAALAEGPDAVVARLAAHVDGWAALYDAAGSVVAVSPEWAARRAARLTPDVERLRERPAPASAVVGGTDDRIELQSLGTGRRVRGALAVGTGAPLGTAERYAVHSAIALLTLTTERSRSLQAAEHRLGAAVLRMMLAGQSEHARTVAGDVYGDLLDAPFRILVAEPAGGEPAAAEPPLPVLAEALEAAAARAGEAVLTVPEGDGRLVVLAGDGGAVVSASAGYAEREAEDAGLYVGLSASAGPATAAVAYKQAEQALSVARRRGRALVEHEDLAAGSVLPLLADDAVRAFADGMLRALREHDATGRGDLVASLRAWLSRHGQWDAAAADLGVHRHTLRYRMRRVEEILGRSLDDPDVRMELWLALKTTGEGEK, translated from the coding sequence ATGCCGCCCACCCTCGCCTCGCTCGTTCAGCACTCCTCCCTCCGGCTCGTCGTCCGGGCCGGGGAGGACCGGCTCGACACGCCCGTCCGGTGGGCGCACGTCAGTGAGCTCGCCGATCCCGTGCCGTACATGGAGGGCGGGGAGCTGCTGCTCACCACCGCCCTGACGCTCGACGCCGAGGACGGCGAGGCGATGCGCCGGTACGTGCGGCGGCTGCTCGGGGCCGGGGTGGTCGGGCTCGGGTTCGCCGTCGGGGTGAACTACGACGACATTCCGGAGGCGCTGCTCGACGCCGCCAGGGCCGAGCACCTGCCGCTCCTCGAAGTGCCGCGCCGGACCCCGTTCCTCGCCATCAGCAAGGCCGTGTCCGCCGCCATCGCCGCCGACCAGTACCGGGCCGTCACCGCAGGGTTCGAGGCGCAGCGCGAGCTCACCCGGGCCGCCCTCGCCGAGGGGCCGGACGCCGTTGTCGCCCGGCTCGCCGCGCACGTCGACGGCTGGGCCGCGCTCTACGACGCCGCCGGCAGCGTCGTCGCCGTCTCGCCCGAGTGGGCCGCCCGCCGCGCCGCCCGCCTCACCCCGGACGTCGAGCGGCTGCGCGAGCGGCCCGCCCCCGCCAGCGCCGTCGTCGGCGGCACCGACGACCGGATCGAGCTCCAGTCCCTCGGCACCGGCCGCCGGGTCCGCGGCGCCCTCGCCGTCGGCACCGGCGCCCCCCTGGGCACCGCCGAGCGGTACGCCGTCCACTCGGCGATCGCGCTCCTCACCCTCACCACCGAACGCTCCCGCTCCCTCCAGGCCGCCGAGCACCGGCTCGGCGCCGCCGTGCTGCGCATGATGCTCGCCGGTCAGTCCGAGCACGCCCGTACCGTCGCCGGCGACGTCTACGGCGACCTCCTCGACGCCCCCTTCCGGATCCTCGTCGCCGAGCCCGCCGGCGGCGAGCCGGCGGCCGCCGAACCCCCGCTGCCGGTCCTCGCCGAGGCCCTGGAGGCCGCCGCCGCCCGGGCCGGCGAGGCCGTGCTGACCGTCCCGGAGGGGGACGGCCGGCTGGTCGTCCTGGCCGGCGACGGCGGCGCGGTCGTCTCCGCCTCCGCCGGGTACGCCGAGCGCGAGGCCGAGGACGCGGGGCTCTACGTCGGCCTCTCCGCCTCCGCCGGCCCCGCCACCGCCGCGGTCGCGTACAAGCAGGCCGAGCAGGCCCTCTCGGTGGCCCGCCGCCGGGGCCGCGCCCTCGTCGAGCACGAGGACCTGGCGGCCGGCTCCGTGCTGCCGCTGCTCGCCGACGACGCCGTACGGGCCTTCGCCGACGGCATGCTGCGAGCGCTGCGCGAGCACGACGCGACCGGCCGCGGCGACCTCGTCGCCTCGCTGCGCGCCTGGCTCTCCCGGCACGGGCAGTGGGACGCCGCCGCGGCCGACCTCGGGGTCCACCGGCACACCCTGCGGTACCGGATGCGGCGCGTCGAGGAGATCCTCGGGCGGTCGCTCGACGACCCGGACGTCCGCATGGAGCTGTGGCTGGCACTCAAGACGACCGGCGAGGGCGAGAAGTAG